The stretch of DNA atgatgttattttttctatttggcTAGAAAGATAGTGAAAGTGTaaggaaaataaatgttaatttataGAAACAGTTTATTTCTTCTTTCCACTATTGTctagatttaaatattaaacttttgCTTTCTTTTAATTGTACCAAGCAGATTAAGGTTAATGAAAAATAACTAATTGAACCTGTCTCAATTGAgctattattttatcttaaatttttccGAATGGCATTAAAAGTAAGAACAACATAGAAAAACTGCAAAGCTAGTATTCCAATCTGGCATGGAAAACTAAGAGGTGGTTTGATTTGGGTACGcgctttatattttttatatttttcattttctagttTGTTTCCAAAAGTTTGTGTTAGTAAGGGAAATATTCTTACCATTTTCTTTACAAACTTTTGAAAGAAAACCAGACAAACAATGTAACATTTGTGCAACTAGAAGTGTaaacagaaaatgaaaaataatatatttcttcaaAGTAAACCGACCTAAAGAAGTTTTCCTCTCTCTCATTGCTACCAGCTAGCATTTCACTGAACTAAAATTTGTCTTTACACTTGtatttgggttttgggggttgTGGAGttggagaaagaaaagaaaaaagattgagATTTCACTCTTCCGGAATATTCAAATTGAGGTTTAGATCTTGCTGCTTGAGCTCCCCAGTGATGGTGCGAGCAACTGCTTCAGCTAATGACATGGTGAAGTCAGGATCTTTGATTAGAGAACTTACATATTCTTCAACTTTGACGTTGGTTTCATGGTTATGTTGATGCATTACTTCTTCACTGTGTCTTCTATCTGTTTGAGACAATGCAGAAAGAGCCAAAATGTTCATTGCTTCTTTGTCATTTGCTATGCTAGGCAACTGATTGGCCACTGAAGAGCCTCTAGGTGTGGATGAAGATGGCTCATGAAGAGCACCATGGTTGTGCTCTCCATCATAAGTTGCAACAAGGATAGACTTATCATGTAAACATCTTTGCACCTACAATGATCAAGTAAAAAACACTTCAGAAAACCATATGATAACACAAAACAACACTGAGACTTCTTGAACTCATATATGCACATGAAATATAGTATAATTAGTTAACCATCTTGAAGAAATGAAATGGGTTTTACTCCTAGctaactaaactaataaattagaaaacttTTGCTATTTAAAATGACCGGGTCCCTTTTCCCTAATAGACTAAACCCATCTCAATTTTTGCTGGCATAATTattttgacaaataataaaatcacacaataattcatatttaaagtGTCCTAATGTTGAACATAAAGTTTTTAACTTATCCCTTCATTGATTTGAGTAGTTTATGAAGCATCCTAGATTCAAACCTTTTTATTGTGCATTCATATAGAATATATTCATTCTATGTACCTTCTTTTTGGCTGGGCAAATGGGAGCCATGGAGCACCTAAAGTAAGCTCTTGGTGAAGCATTGTCTTTGGTGACCTTTTGTCCATACTTTCTCCACTGATATCCATCTTTTACAATCTATATTCCCAAAGCAAAATTTGCATCAACATACTAACTTCAATATAGAATTTGATTTGAACATGAATTAAAGTCAGTTCACAGATACACAAACCAAATTTGTAGTGATGGGCCATAGCACATACCAAACTATCATCCATGGGATGTGTTCTGACAAAGATTTGTAGTGGTTTTTTTGCTGTGGGAAACTCTAGTCTCCGTCTCTTGTTCACATCCAAGATAGGTTCTGTTACTGATCCTATTTGATTCATGCCCTTGTGTTGTTCCTTGTTTATCTCTTGAAGATGGGACTCAAGCTTTGTGTACTTGCTGCTTAGAACTTCAAACATCACTCTTAGAGTGTTATTCTCCTCTCTCACTCTCTGTAACTCAGATTTAAGACTTTCCACCTGGTCATCAAATCAAGATTGTTGTAATAAGTCTAAGAATTAGCTACATATATGCTTTCTGAACTGTTAAGGGTGGTAACCTAAAAGCAAACCACAGAGAAACTCAAAAGTGAAATAGAAAAACAAGTTCACTGTGTGTTTCCAAGTCTTGTTTCTTCTTTGGTGAGAATACAAAAAACAAGAGTTAGTTTACCTTTTCGTCCATTATGACTGCTGTGTTGAGGACTTGAACGAGCATCAATCACAACTGATAGAATTTCTCTTAACTTAGAGCAAACGATGATAAGAAAACTGTGTTAAACATGAAGAAGCCCTCTTAATTAGAATATAATATTGAACAGGGGTAGTTGAGATGAGTGagtgaaatgaaagaaaatctCTTTCTTTATATGGCTTTTGGTCCCTCACTTTCTCTGGTAATTCCACAGTATGAAAACAAAAGGGACCAAAGCAGATAGATCTTAGTATTGAGTAAATGGTTCAATTCAACTCCATGTGTTGGAAAAAAGCTTGTGTGAtggaatattatatataacaagAATAAATGCTTTGAAAAGATGCATGGTGAGTCATATTTTCTAGTTTGTGCTTCGTTTGTAGAATGATGTCATGTCGGATGACATCTGCAGAACCCTTTTGGAAAGAAAACTGGTTTAGTTTTTCTTACAGATTATGATGTCCCCAACGTGTTCCAAGGTACACAAATAAAGCCAACAACTCTTTGATTATCTGGCATCGATGATAACGCCATTCAGTACACACAAACTGCATACTttgttttattcaattatttctATCATAAATTTCAGACTTTTTTCAGCAACTACCAAAAATTAACATGTAAAGTTAGTCTATAAGTATATTCTCAAGTCattgattcaaataaaattattccaGTGTTCATACATATAAAAACGTGACTgagaaatttttttactaaaaattacaAGTCAAATTCACCTGAGAAATCAGCCAGTAATATATATAGCATAATTATCTGAAAAATATAAGCACTTATAAAATTTGATTGCAGTGTTATAGATTCTATCTGTGTTATTTTCCAACGagatttaaagttttataatgatatgcatacatacatataatgACATAGTGTTGTCATATAGAACTTGATTAGAATGTGAACAACATGCAGTGGCAACTGTTACTGAAAATGAACATGACGCgtaagaattttatttttcttattgtaGTTTGTAGACAATTCAGCAGAGAATATTTGATTGCAAtggtttttttaaaatcaattgttGCCGaaagtaatttaataatttataattattgaataaaaatagacaaattattttcattcttcgaaaaaaaaaaacccttccTAATTTAAAAACCACTTTTATGGgagggtattttttttttcgttatttcttcagtttctttatttgtatttttttattttatgttaaaatgggTCAAGGTTAAAAGGCtgagttatattttatataaataatcattttcttaCTTATGGGTGCTAGCAAGGCAATTTATTATGGGTTAAAGTTTATCGGGTTGATCGAAAATTTCATAactcaattatataattttagtgttataagttttatttatatcaatTGAGTCTTTTTAAGTGTGAATGTGTTTAGTCACGcatatttcaattttgttaattgaatttttagatattaaatttaaagctatggttaattaaaaatttgttgtttagaTATTGGGTTATGACATTTAgaaaactaaaatcatataattGGGATATTCAAAAGATTCAATTGAACAATTAGGATATAAGAGATTCACAttgcatatatttttatacttgaAGAACCAAATTGGTGCATGTAGAATATGAAATACTAAATTTACATAATTGTAATATGTGGTGGAGTTATTCAAAATCCAGacgacaaaagaaaaataattgaaagcggataaaaaaattgagaacttatcaaaatctttttttttttatattttcttttatctagtTCTTCTTCAAAATGAAACGGTTTGGTTTGAACTTTGCTTTTGAAAATCAAGAATTAAATAACCACTTACTTTTACATAATAGAATGTTATATGTTTGCAGATAAAACTAAACATATATCatcatttcttctttttataaccacttatttctttttctttttttttatgctctttttctttttctcaatccCTTATCATTGTTGTCGTTGTCACCTCCATCAATATTGTTGTCATCGTTATC from Vigna unguiculata cultivar IT97K-499-35 chromosome 8, ASM411807v1, whole genome shotgun sequence encodes:
- the LOC114193929 gene encoding probable WRKY transcription factor 40 is translated as MLVQVLNTAVIMDEKVESLKSELQRVREENNTLRVMFEVLSSKYTKLESHLQEINKEQHKGMNQIGSVTEPILDVNKRRRLEFPTAKKPLQIFVRTHPMDDSLIVKDGYQWRKYGQKVTKDNASPRAYFRCSMAPICPAKKKVQRCLHDKSILVATYDGEHNHGALHEPSSSTPRGSSVANQLPSIANDKEAMNILALSALSQTDRRHSEEVMHQHNHETNVKVEEYVSSLIKDPDFTMSLAEAVARTITGELKQQDLNLNLNIPEE